The nucleotide sequence CTTCACCGCCTCCGCCTGCTGTCGCGTCGATTCCGGTGAACAGCGTAACCGGTTGCGCCACGGGGCTTCGTGCCTCCTCCGACGAGCCGGAGTGAGTCGCCTTGCCGCCGACCCTTCCGTCGCAGGCGTCCCGTCGCGGGTGGCCACCCGCCCCGACAGCCGGGGAAAACGTCGTCCGCCGACCCGAACCGATACCGGACGACGGGGGTGGGGTCGGGCATGACCAGGCGGTGAGCCAATCCTCGCCGCGCGTCGTGGGACGTCTCAAGGATCAGTCCCCGGCGACGCACGACACGAGTTCGTATCCGTCGACGCCCGCGATCCACGCCTCGGCCTCGCGGCCGAGGACGGCCGCGGCTTTGGCGTAGACGTCGGCCCACAGGAGACGCGGTCCCGTGACCGTGGCGGACACCGGTCCCGGCACGGCCTCGCCGGTGCGCGGATCGATGGTGTGAATGCCGCGTTCGGCCGTCCCGGACGTCGCGACGGCCACACCGCTCACCCTGCCGTCGGCGAGCGTCACGGCGACCTGCACGGGGCCATAGCGCGTGTTGATCGTGTCGCCCGAGAATGTGCCGGTGACGGTCCTCCTCGCCCGCCTGGACGCCGGTCGGCCGCCGGCCCAACCCGTCGGCCTCAGCCGGATCGTCCTCGACGCGGTCGATACGACGCCCGCACCGTCATCCCCGGTTACCGCGGGTTTCTCGACCTCCCCGAGGAACCGGTCGAGATCCAGGGCGACCCGCACAGCCTCCGCCAAGTCGTCGCCAACCTGCTCGCGAACGCCGGCCACCACACTCCGCCGGGCACCGTCGTCACGGTCACCCTGGCCCCGCCGCCATCAGGCCAAGAACCCCCCGCACGGGTCGAGTTGACCGTCGAGGACAACGGGCCGGGGATTCCCGAGGCCCTGTTCCCCGACCTGTTCGAGCGCTTCACCCGGGCGGACCCTACCGGCGCTCGCACCGGCGGGGGCAGCGGGCTCGGACTGGCCATCGTTCACGCCGTCGTCACCGCACACGAGGGGGCCGTCGACGTGACGAGCCGGCCGGGCCGAACACGATTCCGACCGCGGCTGCCCGTGGACGTCGGTCCGGCGTGCTCGCGCCTCCGCAACGCGACCGCCGGCCCCACGCGTTCGAGAGGCGGAGATCGTCCCGGCGCACTCGCGGAACGTGGTCACGGATGTCGGCGTCCGGCGGACTCGTCGCCCATGTCAGACGGCGGATCCGGATGCCGGGGGCCAGTCCGCCGGGTGTCCACCGCGGTCAACAGTGCTTGCTCGCGCTCGGGTGTGATGCCCGCGGCCTCCCGGCCCGTGCGATTTTCGCCGAACGCCTCGTCGAGACCGCCGGGGCCGAACAGCCAGGTCGCGGTGTCATGAAGGGATTCCTCGACGGGACGGCAGCGCAGTCCGGCGCCGATGGCCTTGGCCGAGCTGGGCTTCCAGACCGCGGCTGTCTCCCCTTCCGGCGGGGCCCACAGGGGAAGCTCGGTCCACACCTGGATCGCGTGCTCGGTCAGGGTACGGTCGTCCACCCACTCCAGGTGCGCCGTGCCGCCCGTCTCGGCGACGCAGGCGGCCAGGAAGCCACCCCAGGTGGTGTTCGCGGGAGTGCCGCTGACCAGGTAGGTTCCGGCGTCCTCGGCTTCGATCCGGTCGAGGCCGAAGATCGCGATGTCACGGACGTCGATGAGCTGCATGTCACGGTCGGGCCGGCCCGGAGCGGCCATCCGGCCGCCCTGAGCGGCGCGGCGCAGCCACCACGTGACGCGGCGTGAGAGGTCATGCGGTCCGATGATCAGGCCGGGTTCAAGGATCAGCGTGCGCCCGGGGAAGCCCTGCTCGACCGCGATCTCGCAGCCTGCCTTCAGCAGTCCGTAGTCGCCGTCCTCCGGGCCCGCGTCCGCGCTCCCGCGGTGACGGGGCGAGCCCTCGTCGACGGGCTCGGCGGGCCAGCCGGGGCGGGCGTTGATCGAGGAGACGAACACATACGTCGACGCGGACGCGGCCAGGGCCTCGACCGAGGCGCCGACGACGCGGGGGACGTAGCCGCACACGTCCACGACCGCGTCCCACGGCCCCGCCTCGGCCAGCCGCGCCAGATCCTCGGGGCGCTCCCGATCTCCGCGCACAACCTCAACGCCGTCCAGATCCGTACCGGTCTTGCCTCGATTGAAGGTGGTCACCTCCCAGCCGCGCCGCAGCGCCTCCTGAGCGAACGCCCGTCCGAGGAACACCGATCCACCGATCACCAGAAGTCTCATGCCGCCGAGCCTGCGCTCGAAAGCCCGTGATCAAACGGGACTACGCCGGAGGCTGACGGATTGGGCCACCGGGGGCCGACACACAGGACGGACTCTCCCGCCAACTCCCCGAGGCACCGGGGTGGCTCATCCGCCGATCACACCCGACATCCGGCCGGACCTGCCGACGCAGAACACCCGGGACCCCGTCCACAGGGGAGTTGGCATCGCTCGGTCATCGTGACGCGGCGGGGCCACGGGCACCGTACAAGCGCATCACCGTCGAGCGGAGCTGCCGTGAGGCGGCCCGTGCGTCCAGGCGGCCCATCCGAATCTGCCGGTCCGCGGTATGCCCGAGGGCGATGGTGGCCGCGACCAGCCAGTCCGCGTTCAGGTCTCGCTCCTGGTCGGCGAGATCCCGAAGTCGGTCGGGTGCGGCGCATCCGCCAACTCGGTCGCACATGCCGAGCAGGGGGCCTTGTGGGTGAACTATCCACCCGCGGCGACGAGTTCCGCGTCCGGCCTCGTTCCGGACACCTCCGAACCCCGGGGCCGCGGATCAGCGAAAACAGCACTACAGTGCTATTTTCGTGTTGGTGTTCTTCGAACCCCGCCCATGACGGCGGCCGGCACCGGGCTGCCCGCAGCGTGGGGCCGATCGAGGGGAACGCGCATGATCCGGTGGGGAATTGTGGGGCCGGGCGCGATCGAGGCGGGGTTCGCGGACGCGATGCGGAGGGTCGGCGACGGGGAGATCGTCGCGGTGGCCTCGCGCTCGCCGGAGCCACATGCCCGACTGGAACGCGGCCACCCAGGGCGTCCCTCCTCAACTCCCCGTGATCCTCACGCCGTTCGGCGCGGGGCGTTGCCCTCGTCTCCGTCGCGCACCGTGGCGGGGGACACCGGAGACGGTTCAGGTGTCGCGCCCGGCCGCGGCAGCCCGAGGCGTTTGAGGGAGAGGGCGTTGACGGCGACGATGATGCTGGAACCGGACATCGACAAGGCCGCGATCTCGGGGCGGAGGACCAGTCCGGTGGCGGGTTCGAAGACGCCCGCGGCGATGGGCAGGGCGATGGCGTTGTAGCCGATGGCCCAGCCGAGGTTCTGACGCATCTTGCGCAGGGTCCCGCGTCCGATGCGCAAGGCGGTCGGGACGTCGAGCGGGTCGGAGCGCATGAGGACCAGGTCGGCGGTCTCGATGGCGACGTCGGTCCCGGCGCCGATGGCGATGCCGAGGTCGGCCCGCGCGAGGGCGGGCGCGTCGTTGACGCCGTCGCCGGCCATGGCGACTTTGCGTCCGCCGCGTTGGAGTTCGGCGACCGTGGCGGCTTTGTCGCCGGGCCGGACCTCGGAGACGACCGTGCCGATGCCGAGCCGGCCGGCGATGCGCCGGGCGGTGGCATCGTTGTCGCCGGTGAGCATGACGACCTCGACGCCCAGGGCGTGCAGTTCGGCGACCGCGGCGGCGGAGGTTTCCCTGGGCGCGTCGGCGATGGCGATCAGGCCGGCGGCGCGGCCGTCGACGCCGACGGTGACGACCGTTCGGCCGGAGGCGGAGAGTTCGTCGCGACGCGCGGCAAGCGGTCCGACGTCGATGCCCTCGCGTTCGGCCAGTCGGCGGTTGCCCACCACGACGCGCCGGCCGTCCACGACGGCCACCGCACCCTCGCCCGGAACCGCCTCGAACTCCCGTGCCGTACCAGGGGATTCGATGCCCCGACCCGCGATGTGGCGGACCACGGCCTCGGCCAGCGGATGCTCGGACTCGCGCTCGACCGCCCCGGCCAGGCACAGGAGTTCGCGGTCGGTGAACCCGGAGGCGGCGACCACGTCGGTGACTTCCGGCTCGCCTTTGGTCAACGTCCCGGTCTTGTCCAGGACGACGACCTCGATCCCCGCGGACGCCTCCAAGGCCGCCGCGTTCTTGAACAGGACGCCGCGCCTCGCACCGAGGCCGGTTCCGACCATGATGGCCGTGGGCGTGGCGAGTCCGAGGGCGTCGGGGCAGGTGATCACGACGACGGTGATGGCGAACAGCATCGCGGTGCCGAGCGAGCGGTCGGTGCCGAGCGACCACACCGCCAGCGTGGTCGCCCCGCCGACCAGGGCGACCAGGACCAGCCAGAACGCCGCCTTGTCGGCGAGGCGTTGGCCGGGAGCCTTCGAGTTCTGGGCCTCGTGCACGAGTCTGACGATCTGGGCCAGGGCGGTGTCCGAACCGACGGCGGTGGCGCGTACGCGCAGCGTCCCATTGGCGTTGATGGTCGCACCGACCACCGGGGAACCGGGTGCTTTATGCACCGGCAGGCTCTCACCGGTGACCATCGACTCGTCGACCTCACTCTCCCCGGCCTCGACCACCGCGTCCACCGCGATCCGCGCACCGGGACGGACCAACAGCAGGTCACCGACCACGACTTCGGCGGTGGGCACGTCGACCGGCTCACCGTCCCGCACGACGAGGGCGCGGGGCGGCGCGAGGTCGAGCAGGGACCGGATGGCGTCGTTGGCGCCGCCCCGGGCCCGCATCTCGAACCAGTGGCCGAGCAGGACGAACGCGGCCAGCACGGTCGCGGCTTCGTAGAAGACATCGCCGCCCCCGGAGAGGGTCACGACAAGCGAGTACAGCCAGCCGGCGCCGACGGCGACCGCGACCAGCACCATCATGTCCAGGGTACGGGCGCGCAGGGCACGCACGGCGCCGGTGAAGAAGATCGTGCACGAATAGCACACGACCGGCAGGCTCAGCAGCAGCGCCCACACGTCCTGGCGCAACCCGAACGGGACGGGGACGTCGAGACCGAACACGTCCTCGCCGATCGGCGACCAGATCACGATCGGCACCGAGAACACCAGCGCCACCAGGAAGCGGTTGCGCATGCCGGCGGCCATCGCCCGCACGGACATGCCGGCGTGGTCGCCGTGGTCCGCCGCCTCGCGCGGCGACGGCTTCGCCTCGGCCTCGGGCCCGTGGTCCGGCCGCCGGGTGTGTGTCGCCGGTTCGGGAGGCGCCGTGAGCGCGCCTCCGCGGCCGGGGCCGGGATCGGTGCCGGGATCGGCCATCGGATCGCACAGGTGGGACGGGACGACCTGGCCCGCGCAGTGGTACCCGCATTCGGTCACCCAGCGGCGCAACTCCGCCAGCGACGTTCGTCTCCGGTCGTAGACGACGGTCGCCGACTGCGCGACGAGGTTCGCTTCGACGTCCAGAACCCCCGGACGGCGCCCGAGCACCGCGGAGATGGTGCTCTGCTGGGAGGCCCACGGCAGACCGCGTACGTCCAGCACGGCCGTACCGCGGTGTTCCTCGTGCGCGCTGCTCGGACCGTGTCCGTGTGGGCGCCGGTCGTCCGCTGCGGTGTGTCCCACGGCTGTCGCCTTCTCGATCGGTGCCAGGGTGCGGTTCTCCGAGGGCCCGGGGCCACGGAGGTGACCAAGTGCCGCGTGGGCCAAGGCCGCTGCCTCCCAGTCTCGCCGCGCGGCGCGCCCAGGGCGCGCGACCCGCCGCACCGGATGCCGTCACGGCGGTAGGGCGCGGTTCCGCCACTGACATCACGTTTTACGACTTACTGATAACCTTCGGTGAGCAGGGTGGTGGCACCGAAGTCGCGAGCCCGTTGCATATGCCCGACTCTTCCTGGGAGCCGAGTAGTGGCACGAGCCCGAGCGACGAAGCTCCTTCTGGCAGTGGCCGTGCTGATCACGGCTTTTGTGACTCTCCACGTGACCGCCCCCGGCGCTGCCGTGGTCGAGGCGCACGCGCTTGGGTCCTCCGCGGACGCATCGCAGACCCAACTGTGCGACGGTTCCGAGCGCTCGGAGGAACTCTCCGGCCACTACTGGAACCGCGACCGCCAACAGGCGGAAGACCTCGTCGCGGCCAAAGCGGCCCACGACACATCCATGGCCTCGGCCGCTCCCGCCGCCGACGCATCCGTCCCGCACGCTTCGCCGCGGGACGAGCTGAGAGCCCTCGGCGACAGATCTCCT is from Yinghuangia sp. ASG 101 and encodes:
- a CDS encoding FAD:protein FMN transferase yields the protein MQVAVTLADGRVSGVAVATSGTAERGIHTIDPRTGEAVPGPVSATVTGPRLLWADVYAKAAAVLGREAEAWIAGVDGYELVSCVAGD
- a CDS encoding NAD-dependent epimerase/dehydratase family protein, with the translated sequence MRLLVIGGSVFLGRAFAQEALRRGWEVTTFNRGKTGTDLDGVEVVRGDRERPEDLARLAEAGPWDAVVDVCGYVPRVVGASVEALAASASTYVFVSSINARPGWPAEPVDEGSPRHRGSADAGPEDGDYGLLKAGCEIAVEQGFPGRTLILEPGLIIGPHDLSRRVTWWLRRAAQGGRMAAPGRPDRDMQLIDVRDIAIFGLDRIEAEDAGTYLVSGTPANTTWGGFLAACVAETGGTAHLEWVDDRTLTEHAIQVWTELPLWAPPEGETAAVWKPSSAKAIGAGLRCRPVEESLHDTATWLFGPGGLDEAFGENRTGREAAGITPEREQALLTAVDTRRTGPRHPDPPSDMGDESAGRRHP
- a CDS encoding heavy metal translocating P-type ATPase, with translation MGHTAADDRRPHGHGPSSAHEEHRGTAVLDVRGLPWASQQSTISAVLGRRPGVLDVEANLVAQSATVVYDRRRTSLAELRRWVTECGYHCAGQVVPSHLCDPMADPGTDPGPGRGGALTAPPEPATHTRRPDHGPEAEAKPSPREAADHGDHAGMSVRAMAAGMRNRFLVALVFSVPIVIWSPIGEDVFGLDVPVPFGLRQDVWALLLSLPVVCYSCTIFFTGAVRALRARTLDMMVLVAVAVGAGWLYSLVVTLSGGGDVFYEAATVLAAFVLLGHWFEMRARGGANDAIRSLLDLAPPRALVVRDGEPVDVPTAEVVVGDLLLVRPGARIAVDAVVEAGESEVDESMVTGESLPVHKAPGSPVVGATINANGTLRVRATAVGSDTALAQIVRLVHEAQNSKAPGQRLADKAAFWLVLVALVGGATTLAVWSLGTDRSLGTAMLFAITVVVITCPDALGLATPTAIMVGTGLGARRGVLFKNAAALEASAGIEVVVLDKTGTLTKGEPEVTDVVAASGFTDRELLCLAGAVERESEHPLAEAVVRHIAGRGIESPGTAREFEAVPGEGAVAVVDGRRVVVGNRRLAEREGIDVGPLAARRDELSASGRTVVTVGVDGRAAGLIAIADAPRETSAAAVAELHALGVEVVMLTGDNDATARRIAGRLGIGTVVSEVRPGDKAATVAELQRGGRKVAMAGDGVNDAPALARADLGIAIGAGTDVAIETADLVLMRSDPLDVPTALRIGRGTLRKMRQNLGWAIGYNAIALPIAAGVFEPATGLVLRPEIAALSMSGSSIIVAVNALSLKRLGLPRPGATPEPSPVSPATVRDGDEGNAPRRTA